From one [Ruminococcus] lactaris ATCC 29176 genomic stretch:
- a CDS encoding penicillin-binding transpeptidase domain-containing protein: MFRNIWDRIKEAGAYLLNSRLVMLILVFCLSSSILIGRLFYLQIVKGEDYLQNYELSIRRTSTIQGTRGNIYDRNGELLAYNKLAYSVTINLSTVENAITTTRRAEKNQEINRILDKVLSIVEEHGDSVISSFGIVLDSAGEYQFTQTSETQRLRFIADVYGKAKIDQLTKKQKNQTAADVIHYLCSDERYGYGLDESSLDAAYILKMINMRYAMNLNSFQQYIDTTLASDVSDETAAAIMENKDILTGIDITEDSVRKYTDAEYFASIIGYTGQISQEEYDALSEDDKKRYSLSDTVGKAGLEQTFDSVLQGTKGKTTVYVDNLGRVTDTVSRKEPEAGNDVYLTIDKNLQENTYKLLEEKVAGIVLAKLQNVLTYDPSNVSDSKNLIIPVGDAYYNLIGNSIIDTGHFVKDDAKTAEKAVYSIFQPKREEAVAAIIAQMQNKDAAAYKDLDDEMKGYMDYVCDTVLTKNTGILNSDLIDKNDDTYISWAKDEVISLYTYLNYAISKNWIDTTKLGENSYSSSEEIYQEILNYLQDYLKNDSSFDKLLYENLIKSGSVTGNQVCAILYEQGVLPMDESAYNGLLSGSIGAFSWLTGKIQNLEITPGQLALEPCSAGAVVTDPKTGKVLACVSYPGYDNNRLSNVMDTDYYVQLSTGLSRTFYNRATQEKTAPGSTYKMMSSVAGLTEGVIGGGTYLPCTGEFDKITPSPKCWIYPSAHGSLNVVGAIQHSCNDFFYEVGYRLGQDENGNYDSSVGLEKLEKYASMFGLDETSGVEIPESDPQISDTDAVRSAIGQGTNNYTVSQLNRYVTAVANRGTVYKLSLVGKTTDADGKLIKEYEPEVVNQMDEVSSSTWDLVHNGMESMVKNSSVFSKMEIAMGGKTGTAQQSKVHPDHVLFAGYAPADDPQIAITVRIANGYSSNYAAEIGRDITKVYFDANAAKDLITGKASSLGKAGSGD; this comes from the coding sequence TTGTTTAGAAATATTTGGGACAGGATTAAAGAGGCGGGGGCGTATCTTTTAAATTCCAGACTGGTCATGCTGATCCTGGTATTCTGCTTGAGTTCCTCAATTCTGATCGGCAGACTTTTCTATCTGCAGATCGTGAAGGGGGAGGATTATCTGCAGAACTATGAGCTGTCTATCCGACGTACAAGCACGATCCAGGGAACAAGAGGAAATATTTATGACCGGAACGGGGAACTGCTGGCATATAACAAGCTCGCATATTCGGTGACGATCAATCTTTCCACGGTAGAGAATGCGATTACGACAACAAGGCGTGCCGAGAAGAATCAGGAGATCAACCGAATCCTGGATAAAGTTCTGTCGATTGTTGAAGAGCATGGAGATTCGGTGATTTCCAGTTTCGGGATCGTACTGGATTCGGCAGGGGAATATCAGTTTACACAGACCAGTGAGACACAGAGACTGCGTTTTATTGCGGATGTATATGGAAAAGCGAAGATCGATCAGCTGACAAAGAAGCAGAAAAATCAGACGGCAGCGGATGTGATCCATTATCTCTGTTCAGATGAGCGGTATGGATATGGACTGGATGAATCCAGCCTGGATGCGGCTTATATCTTAAAGATGATCAATATGCGGTATGCAATGAACCTGAACAGTTTTCAGCAGTACATTGATACAACGCTGGCATCGGATGTCAGTGACGAAACTGCGGCTGCAATCATGGAGAACAAGGATATCCTGACCGGAATCGATATTACGGAAGATTCAGTCAGAAAATATACGGATGCAGAGTATTTTGCATCAATCATCGGTTATACAGGGCAGATTTCCCAGGAGGAGTATGATGCTCTTTCAGAGGATGATAAAAAGAGATATTCTCTTTCGGATACTGTAGGAAAGGCAGGACTGGAGCAGACATTTGACAGTGTGCTGCAGGGTACAAAAGGAAAAACGACCGTCTATGTTGATAATCTCGGACGTGTGACGGATACTGTGAGCAGAAAAGAACCGGAGGCAGGAAATGATGTTTATCTGACGATTGATAAGAATCTGCAGGAAAATACTTATAAGCTGTTGGAAGAAAAAGTGGCGGGAATCGTTCTTGCCAAACTTCAGAATGTCCTGACCTATGATCCATCCAATGTCAGTGATTCCAAAAATCTGATCATTCCGGTTGGGGATGCATATTATAATCTGATCGGGAACAGTATTATTGATACAGGACATTTTGTGAAAGATGATGCAAAGACAGCAGAAAAGGCGGTTTACAGTATATTTCAGCCGAAACGGGAAGAAGCGGTCGCAGCGATCATAGCCCAGATGCAGAACAAAGATGCAGCGGCATACAAAGATCTGGATGATGAAATGAAGGGCTATATGGACTATGTCTGTGATACGGTGCTTACAAAAAATACAGGCATCCTTAATTCAGATCTGATCGATAAAAATGATGATACTTATATTTCATGGGCAAAAGATGAAGTAATCAGTCTTTACACGTATCTGAATTATGCAATTTCAAAGAACTGGATCGATACGACAAAGCTGGGAGAAAATTCTTATTCGAGTTCAGAGGAGATTTATCAGGAGATTTTGAACTATCTGCAGGATTATTTGAAAAATGACAGCAGTTTCGACAAACTTCTCTATGAAAATCTTATAAAATCAGGAAGTGTTACAGGAAATCAGGTTTGTGCGATCCTTTACGAACAGGGGGTACTTCCGATGGATGAGTCTGCATATAACGGTCTTTTAAGCGGCAGTATCGGTGCTTTTTCCTGGCTGACAGGAAAGATTCAGAATCTGGAGATCACACCGGGGCAATTGGCTCTGGAGCCGTGTTCTGCAGGGGCAGTCGTTACCGATCCGAAGACCGGAAAAGTGCTGGCATGTGTTTCTTATCCGGGATATGATAATAACCGGTTATCCAATGTGATGGATACAGATTATTATGTACAGTTAAGTACCGGGCTTTCACGTACTTTCTACAACAGGGCAACGCAGGAAAAGACAGCACCCGGATCAACCTATAAGATGATGTCTTCCGTAGCAGGTCTGACAGAAGGTGTGATCGGTGGTGGAACGTATCTGCCATGTACGGGTGAATTTGACAAGATCACGCCGAGTCCGAAATGCTGGATCTATCCAAGTGCCCACGGCAGTCTGAATGTAGTGGGAGCAATTCAGCATTCCTGTAATGATTTCTTCTATGAAGTGGGTTACAGACTCGGACAGGACGAAAATGGGAATTATGATAGCAGTGTCGGACTGGAAAAACTTGAAAAATACGCAAGCATGTTCGGACTGGATGAGACTTCAGGGGTGGAAATCCCGGAGTCCGATCCACAGATATCTGATACAGATGCAGTTCGTTCTGCAATCGGACAGGGTACGAACAACTACACAGTAAGCCAGCTTAACCGTTATGTGACGGCTGTAGCAAACCGGGGAACCGTATATAAGCTCTCTCTGGTAGGAAAGACGACAGATGCTGATGGAAAGCTGATCAAAGAGTATGAACCGGAAGTCGTAAACCAGATGGATGAAGTAAGCTCCTCCACATGGGATCTGGTTCATAACGGTATGGAAAGCATGGTGAAAAATTCATCGGTATTTTCAAAAATGGAGATTGCGATGGGAGGAAAGACCGGTACTGCACAGCAGAGTAAAGTGCATCCGGATCACGTTCTGTTTGCAGGATATGCACCTGCGGATGATCCTCAGATCGCGATCACAGTCCGTATTGCCAATGGATACAGTTCCAATTATGCGGCAGAAATCGGACGGGATATCACAAAAGTATACTTTGATGCCAATGCAGCGAAAGATCTGATTACAGGAAAAGCATCATCACTTGGAAAGGCTGGTTCAGGAGATTAA
- the minC gene encoding septum site-determining protein MinC encodes MDRLVTIKSNRYGMELRMNPDVPFEEIQKAVVEKFTDAAGFFKNARMAISFTGRTLTATEEEILIQTITETTGVELLCIIDQDEKKELMYRSIVEQTLSNIQKREGQFYKGTLRKRQVLESESSIVILGDVEPGAKVVSKGNIVIVGDLYGSVHAGAYDNRDAYIVALSMQPKRLCIGDIEAKRQLISQESLNVRGPKIAVVDGGRIYLDPLTD; translated from the coding sequence ATGGACAGGCTGGTGACGATAAAAAGCAATCGATACGGGATGGAACTCCGCATGAACCCGGATGTTCCTTTTGAGGAGATACAGAAGGCGGTAGTCGAAAAATTCACAGATGCGGCAGGATTTTTTAAAAATGCCCGGATGGCGATCAGCTTTACGGGAAGGACTCTGACTGCCACTGAGGAAGAAATACTGATCCAGACGATTACGGAGACGACCGGCGTGGAGCTTCTCTGCATTATCGATCAGGATGAAAAGAAAGAACTGATGTACAGAAGCATAGTAGAACAGACGCTTTCCAATATACAGAAGCGGGAAGGTCAGTTCTATAAAGGGACGCTCAGAAAGCGTCAGGTACTGGAAAGTGAATCAAGTATCGTGATCCTGGGAGATGTAGAACCCGGAGCAAAAGTGGTCTCAAAGGGAAATATAGTCATTGTCGGAGATCTTTACGGATCTGTACACGCAGGAGCGTATGACAACAGAGATGCTTATATCGTCGCATTGTCCATGCAGCCGAAAAGACTTTGTATTGGAGATATTGAAGCAAAACGCCAGTTGATCTCGCAGGAAAGTCTGAACGTGAGAGGACCGAAGATTGCTGTAGTAGACGGGGGACGCATTTACTTAGATCCATTGACAGATTAA
- the minD gene encoding septum site-determining protein MinD produces MSEVIVITSGKGGVGKTTTTANIGIGLAKLGKKVLVIDTDLGLRNLDVVLGLENRIVYNLVDVIEGKCRPKQAIIKDKRFQDLYLLPSAQTKDKSSVSPEQMKKLTEDLREDYDFVLLDCPAGIEQGFQNAIAGADKAIVVTTPEVSSIRDADRIIGLLEASGIRDNQLVINRLRVDMVKKGDMMSVEDVTEILAIDLLGVIPDDESVVIATNQGEPVVGEESPAGKGYENICRRLTGEEIPVTDFSRHSGIRKKLSGLFHRR; encoded by the coding sequence ATGAGTGAAGTAATTGTTATTACATCAGGAAAAGGTGGAGTCGGCAAGACAACGACAACAGCTAATATTGGAATCGGACTGGCAAAACTGGGAAAGAAGGTGCTTGTGATCGATACGGATCTGGGACTTCGTAATCTGGATGTCGTTCTGGGACTGGAGAATCGCATTGTCTATAATCTGGTGGATGTGATCGAGGGAAAATGCAGACCCAAGCAGGCCATCATCAAGGATAAACGTTTTCAGGATCTGTATCTGCTGCCATCTGCACAGACAAAAGATAAATCCAGTGTATCACCGGAGCAGATGAAGAAGCTGACGGAAGATCTGAGAGAAGACTATGATTTTGTACTTCTGGACTGCCCGGCAGGGATTGAACAGGGGTTTCAGAATGCCATTGCAGGAGCTGATAAAGCAATCGTTGTGACAACACCGGAAGTATCCTCCATCCGCGATGCAGACAGGATCATCGGGCTGCTGGAGGCCTCCGGTATCCGGGATAACCAGCTTGTGATTAACAGACTGCGTGTGGACATGGTCAAAAAAGGAGATATGATGTCAGTGGAGGATGTGACGGAGATCCTTGCGATTGATCTTTTAGGAGTCATTCCGGATGACGAATCCGTGGTGATTGCAACCAATCAGGGAGAACCGGTCGTAGGCGAGGAAAGTCCGGCAGGAAAAGGATATGAGAATATCTGCCGCCGTCTGACAGGAGAGGAGATTCCGGTGACGGATTTTTCACGGCATAGCGGAA